One window from the genome of Streptococcus parasanguinis encodes:
- a CDS encoding ABC transporter ATP-binding protein — protein sequence MTDILTVKDVSFSFGDKAVLNNVSLEVQKGEIVSILGPSGVGKSTLFNLIAGILPLQKGTIEVDNAPISFGKVSYMLQKDLLLEHKTVLGNIILPLLLKKISKEEATSTALKLLDEFKLGSIANLYPNALSGGMRQRVALLRTYLLGHSVFLLDEAFSALDELTRQDLYHWYLDSKERLGLTTLVITHSIEEALTLSDRVYILNHNPGEIIADLPLKWDLATDRDWQQLQYKKRIIELLAEFH from the coding sequence GTGACTGATATTTTAACCGTAAAAGATGTAAGTTTCTCTTTTGGAGATAAAGCAGTTTTAAACAATGTATCACTAGAAGTGCAAAAAGGAGAAATTGTCTCTATTCTAGGTCCGAGTGGGGTAGGGAAATCAACCTTGTTTAATTTAATTGCTGGGATCCTTCCCTTACAAAAGGGTACCATAGAAGTAGATAATGCTCCGATCTCCTTTGGGAAAGTCAGCTATATGCTACAAAAGGATCTTTTGTTGGAACATAAGACAGTATTGGGAAATATTATTCTGCCCCTTTTATTAAAAAAGATTTCTAAGGAAGAGGCGACATCTACCGCTCTAAAATTGTTAGATGAATTTAAATTGGGAAGTATCGCCAACCTTTATCCTAATGCGCTGAGTGGGGGGATGCGGCAACGGGTGGCGCTATTGAGAACCTATCTTCTGGGTCATTCTGTCTTCCTATTAGATGAAGCTTTTAGTGCCTTAGATGAATTGACAAGGCAGGACCTTTATCACTGGTATCTAGACAGTAAGGAACGTCTTGGTCTCACCACTCTGGTGATCACTCATAGTATCGAAGAAGCTTTGACATTGAGTGATCGGGTCTATATCTTGAATCATAATCCCGGTGAAATTATTGCAGATCTTCCTTTAAAATGGGATCTAGCAACGGATAGGGACTGGCAACAATTGCAATATAAAAAACGAATCATAGAATTGTTAGCTGAATTTCATTGA
- a CDS encoding S41 family peptidase — protein MKKTAIFEDVVSIMTHDSSTSKDRKGCDPEPFRENITDDMTDDAFLYQVKAYLASFGVIGHVSFRDKKASQKGFLLRINGQKLYVEEANEDTGLQVGDQILALDGSDLDQIASLHKDYFISKTPERHYREWADLVSQSTSVTLLREGIEKTIKVVPSREPIQDQIFWKRLDDGILYLRLDNFMDEGSLGRLYQECLPTMTEVKFLLIDVRRNSGGTDSLYFPLLHLGLEKDQGYDSLDWDDDGMEILYTERNVDLRLKDFENWMQQEELSPETVKLLEDMKEDLLRHRGKGYVAYKEESEEFFPEVRGGHYPEQIFILSDIYCASSGDNFVQMMKQFKKVTVVGRPTLGILDYSNCCTVDYDNFCLMFPTSRCLSVDQGKGMTDQGVLPDIEITWTPSHFERDVDLDKCLELIHQGNVK, from the coding sequence ATGAAAAAGACTGCTATTTTTGAAGATGTCGTCTCTATTATGACCCATGATTCATCTACCAGCAAGGATCGAAAAGGATGCGATCCAGAGCCTTTTCGAGAAAACATTACAGATGATATGACAGATGATGCCTTTCTCTATCAAGTTAAGGCTTACCTAGCTAGTTTTGGGGTGATCGGGCATGTTTCCTTTCGAGATAAAAAGGCCAGTCAAAAAGGGTTTCTTTTGAGAATAAATGGACAGAAACTGTATGTTGAGGAAGCTAATGAAGATACGGGTCTTCAAGTAGGAGATCAAATCCTAGCTCTGGATGGAAGTGACTTGGATCAGATAGCTTCTCTTCATAAAGACTATTTTATCAGCAAGACCCCTGAAAGACACTACCGAGAATGGGCAGATTTGGTCTCTCAGTCAACGAGTGTCACCCTGCTTCGAGAAGGGATAGAAAAGACCATTAAAGTAGTACCCAGTCGAGAACCGATCCAGGATCAGATTTTTTGGAAACGATTAGACGATGGGATTCTTTATCTTCGTCTGGATAACTTTATGGATGAAGGATCTTTGGGTCGTTTATACCAAGAGTGTTTACCGACGATGACGGAAGTCAAGTTTCTTCTCATTGATGTCCGACGCAACAGTGGGGGGACAGATTCTTTATATTTCCCTCTATTACATCTAGGCTTAGAAAAGGATCAGGGCTATGATTCGCTTGACTGGGATGATGATGGCATGGAAATTCTCTACACGGAACGCAATGTTGACCTGCGCTTGAAAGATTTTGAGAACTGGATGCAACAGGAAGAACTTAGTCCTGAAACAGTTAAGCTGCTTGAAGATATGAAAGAGGATTTGCTCCGCCATCGGGGAAAAGGCTATGTGGCATATAAGGAAGAAAGCGAGGAATTCTTCCCAGAGGTTAGAGGTGGCCACTATCCTGAACAAATCTTTATCTTATCAGATATTTATTGTGCTTCATCTGGGGATAACTTTGTTCAGATGATGAAGCAGTTTAAGAAGGTAACGGTGGTGGGTCGACCAACTCTCGGAATTCTAGACTACTCTAATTGTTGTACGGTTGATTATGATAATTTTTGTTTAATGTTTCCCACTTCTCGCTGTTTAAGCGTGGATCAAGGGAAAGGAATGACGGATCAGGGTGTTCTACCCGATATAGAGATTACTTGGACACCTAGCCATTTCGAGAGAGATGTGGATCTGGACAAGTGTCTGGAGTTGATTCATCAAGGTAATGTAAAATAG
- a CDS encoding polyphosphate polymerase domain-containing protein translates to MKKTIETSFKRIETKYIVAKDDVKDLIKGLKEYVVEDDYPTSTISNIYFDTENFEVIQDALAKQHRREKIRMRTYIETPQADSPVFLEVKSKDEEGIGHKFRLVATSQAIINLMTDGTVDHQIQDPDLVQEIQRLRKRYGHRLGPRMFIYYDRLSLKEKKSIQGYPYQKIRVTIDQNLVFRDQAVSLFHGKKGEPLLEDDFVIMEIKAPGQEPQWLKDILEKYGLVKQKFSKYSCAYHKSQGLDYAPRPVEETVGAAYV, encoded by the coding sequence ATGAAAAAAACAATTGAGACAAGTTTTAAACGAATCGAAACAAAATATATCGTCGCAAAAGATGACGTAAAAGACTTGATCAAAGGCTTAAAAGAATACGTCGTAGAAGATGATTATCCAACTTCAACTATTTCAAACATTTATTTTGATACGGAAAATTTTGAGGTCATTCAAGATGCTCTTGCCAAACAACACCGCCGTGAAAAAATTCGGATGCGGACTTATATAGAAACACCTCAAGCAGACAGTCCAGTATTTCTAGAGGTGAAGTCAAAAGATGAAGAAGGAATTGGCCATAAATTCCGTCTAGTCGCTACTTCACAAGCCATTATCAACTTGATGACAGATGGGACAGTAGATCATCAGATACAAGATCCAGACTTAGTGCAAGAGATTCAGAGATTGCGTAAACGCTATGGTCATCGATTGGGACCACGGATGTTCATTTACTATGATCGCTTGTCTCTCAAAGAAAAGAAATCCATTCAGGGTTATCCTTATCAGAAAATTCGCGTGACAATCGATCAAAACTTAGTCTTTCGTGATCAAGCTGTTAGTCTTTTTCATGGGAAGAAAGGAGAACCTTTGTTAGAGGATGACTTCGTGATCATGGAAATTAAGGCTCCCGGACAAGAACCTCAATGGTTAAAGGATATTTTAGAGAAGTATGGTTTGGTCAAGCAGAAATTTTCAAAATATAGCTGTGCTTATCATAAATCACAAGGATTGGATTATGCCCCAAGACCAGTGGAAGAAACGGTAGGTGCTGCCTATGTCTAA
- a CDS encoding carbohydrate-binding domain-containing protein translates to MKSNKWKFLLTGAATLTLLTACSQASSQSATTNATTTASSVSKKTTKTKQSDYFTEKDSDTSYDESKASTVKLSGSSASVSGDGVAVSGSTVTISKAGTYVISGESDGVQIKVEAGDSDDVHIVLKGVTMTNTNAPISATKAGHVYLTLADGTTNTLSDSSSNNDEDADAVIFSKGDLTINGSGTLNIDAKKNNGIKANDTLHITGGTYKITTVGDAFNVNDELNITGTTMTIDADEDAVKVDNDEDTSVGTMYLSDNKMTITAGDDGIHASGDLIIDSGTYEVTESVEGLEGKSITINGGDITIYATDDGVNAANANANQDEIFFTMNGGTLNVEVGQGDTDPIDSNGNITVTGGTIKLTGQSGFDFDGTATYTGGDIYINGEKQTEIVNSMPGGGGAPGGGGPQGGGPGGGRP, encoded by the coding sequence ATGAAATCAAACAAATGGAAATTTTTATTAACGGGGGCCGCAACCCTCACCCTACTAACAGCGTGTAGCCAAGCATCATCTCAATCAGCTACAACAAACGCAACAACAACTGCTTCTAGTGTCTCAAAGAAAACGACTAAAACCAAGCAATCTGACTATTTTACCGAAAAAGATTCAGACACCTCATATGATGAAAGCAAAGCCTCTACTGTAAAACTATCTGGATCTTCTGCAAGTGTATCAGGTGACGGCGTAGCTGTATCTGGATCAACTGTGACCATCTCAAAGGCTGGAACCTATGTCATCTCTGGTGAATCCGATGGGGTTCAAATCAAGGTCGAAGCAGGTGACTCAGATGATGTTCACATCGTCTTGAAAGGCGTTACCATGACCAACACCAACGCGCCAATTTCTGCTACGAAAGCCGGGCATGTCTACCTTACCCTAGCAGACGGCACGACCAATACCTTGTCTGATTCAAGTTCAAACAATGATGAAGATGCCGATGCGGTCATCTTCTCTAAAGGCGACCTCACCATCAATGGTTCAGGTACACTCAACATTGACGCCAAGAAGAACAACGGTATCAAGGCCAATGACACTCTCCATATCACAGGTGGAACCTATAAGATCACGACTGTAGGAGATGCCTTCAACGTCAATGATGAACTCAATATCACTGGCACGACCATGACCATCGATGCAGATGAAGATGCAGTCAAGGTGGATAATGATGAAGATACTTCGGTCGGAACCATGTATCTTTCAGATAACAAAATGACCATCACCGCAGGAGACGACGGAATCCATGCTTCTGGTGATCTGATCATCGATAGCGGAACCTATGAGGTAACAGAGTCTGTCGAAGGTCTCGAAGGAAAATCGATCACCATCAACGGTGGAGATATCACCATCTATGCAACCGATGACGGTGTCAATGCGGCCAATGCCAATGCCAACCAAGATGAAATTTTCTTCACTATGAATGGTGGAACCCTCAACGTTGAAGTTGGCCAAGGCGATACCGATCCAATTGATTCGAATGGAAATATCACCGTTACCGGAGGAACCATTAAATTAACGGGTCAATCTGGCTTCGACTTTGATGGAACAGCTACCTACACTGGCGGAGACATCTATATCAACGGTGAAAAACAAACGGAAATTGTCAACTCCATGCCTGGAGGCGGTGGTGCTCCCGGAGGTGGCGGACCTCAAGGCGGTGGACCTGGAGGGGGGCGTCCATAA
- a CDS encoding TetR/AcrR family transcriptional regulator → MTESNKRLKTKRNIEEAMVRLLEKESFDQITTVELAQESGISRSSFYTHYRDKYDMIERYQQALFHKLEYIFDKHQDDKRQAITEVFEFLTKEPLFAVLLTENGTKEIQTFLRHKLQILLVDSLQERYSHKSLTDIERVYSSVYLTNAFFGVCQMWVSRGKKESPQQMAEFLMKMLR, encoded by the coding sequence ATGACTGAGAGCAATAAACGATTAAAAACAAAACGAAATATCGAGGAGGCGATGGTTCGACTACTCGAAAAGGAATCATTCGACCAAATCACGACGGTTGAGTTAGCACAAGAATCCGGCATTAGTCGCTCTAGCTTTTATACCCACTATCGAGACAAGTATGACATGATCGAGCGCTACCAACAAGCACTCTTTCACAAGCTTGAATATATCTTTGATAAACACCAAGATGACAAGCGCCAAGCGATTACAGAAGTGTTCGAATTTCTAACCAAGGAGCCACTCTTCGCGGTTCTTCTGACAGAGAATGGAACCAAGGAGATCCAGACCTTCTTACGACATAAATTACAGATTCTTCTGGTTGATAGTTTGCAAGAGCGCTATAGTCATAAATCATTAACAGATATTGAAAGAGTCTACAGTTCTGTCTATCTGACCAATGCCTTCTTCGGAGTCTGTCAAATGTGGGTTTCTCGCGGAAAAAAAGAAAGCCCTCAACAAATGGCTGAATTTTTAATGAAAATGTTACGGTAA
- a CDS encoding YhgE/Pip domain-containing protein, giving the protein MMKEWKAVLKKPTFIIVMIGVALIPALYNIIFLSSMWDPYGKVSDLPVAVVNKDQSATYNGQKMEIGKDMVSNLKDNDSLDFHFVDEKAAKDGLKNGDYYMIVTLPEDLSKKASSILTNHPEQMTIDYQTSSGHSFIAGKMSDTAMTKMKQSVAEKVTNTYTTALFSKMGSLKSGMGTAADGSAKLADGASKLEDGGQTLSTNLNTLARSSLAFSDGATTLRTGLVAYTDGVGQLGNGLNQMAGQLPNLVSGVNQLNNGFGTFNTGLMAYATGVDRLGNGLNQMASQTPQLASGVGQLTSGMGTLNDGLGNYTNGVRQLNSGLSNFSNGLATYTNGVATLSEGAGQLSSQSATLRNGVSQLESGIQTLSSQLQASTSQSAQIDQLAAGLNQLNAAIQNATVDTSQLSSGLTSIANSAQSILASAQADRANALASVQGTAAYQAMTADQQAEINAAISSSPSSSETAAQGILTTIQMIQGGLNTGNSLTQLQTAANQVLPTASSTLTDLSSGLSKIQSAVSGQLLPASQTISQGIGAYTAGVDKIANGATQLQTNSSTLTNGASQLAAGVGQLDSKSSELLAGSNQLASGLGELNGKMPALTSGMNQLASGATQLTGKSGELVAGAGKLADGVGQLNSKTPELAGGVNKLVTGVNQLTEKSGQLVTGADKLADGANQISDGSSKLAAGGQTLTNGLGELATGSQTLSQGLNDAKGQLNVATTEKENAKTLADPVTLSKTDRDNVPVNGVGMAPYMISVALFVCALSTNMIFAKLPSGRHPESRWAWFKSRFEVNGTIAVIAGVLVYGAVHLIGLSANHEMATLFLCVIGSVAFMSIVTALTTWQRKIGAFLSLILLLLQLASSAGTYPLALTNGFFQAIHPFLPMSYTVSGLRQTISMTGEIGNQVAFLLMTIVLFAGLGMWFYNPKKYEED; this is encoded by the coding sequence ATGATGAAAGAATGGAAGGCTGTTCTTAAAAAGCCAACATTTATCATTGTCATGATTGGAGTTGCGTTGATTCCAGCTCTTTATAATATTATTTTTCTATCTTCCATGTGGGATCCATATGGAAAGGTTTCGGATCTTCCTGTAGCGGTTGTCAATAAGGATCAATCTGCTACATATAATGGACAAAAGATGGAAATTGGAAAAGACATGGTGTCCAATTTGAAGGACAATGACTCACTTGATTTTCATTTTGTAGATGAGAAAGCTGCGAAAGATGGTCTCAAAAATGGCGATTATTATATGATTGTAACCCTGCCTGAGGATCTTTCAAAAAAAGCTAGCTCCATCTTAACCAATCATCCGGAACAGATGACCATTGATTACCAAACGTCCAGTGGTCATAGTTTTATCGCAGGAAAAATGAGCGACACTGCGATGACAAAAATGAAGCAGTCAGTGGCTGAAAAAGTGACCAATACTTATACAACAGCTTTATTTTCCAAAATGGGATCGCTTAAATCTGGTATGGGGACAGCGGCAGATGGAAGTGCTAAATTAGCAGATGGTGCAAGTAAATTGGAAGATGGTGGTCAAACACTATCTACTAATTTGAATACATTGGCTCGTTCAAGCTTAGCATTTTCAGATGGTGCAACTACTCTTCGTACAGGTCTAGTAGCCTATACAGATGGTGTTGGTCAATTAGGAAATGGTCTCAATCAAATGGCTGGTCAACTTCCAAACTTGGTATCTGGTGTCAATCAATTAAATAATGGGTTTGGTACTTTTAATACAGGCTTGATGGCTTACGCTACCGGAGTGGATCGATTAGGAAATGGTCTCAATCAAATGGCGAGTCAAACCCCTCAGTTGGCTTCAGGAGTTGGTCAATTAACCAGCGGTATGGGGACCCTCAATGATGGTCTTGGGAATTATACCAATGGCGTGCGTCAATTGAATTCGGGCCTATCTAACTTTTCAAATGGTTTAGCAACCTATACAAATGGAGTCGCTACTTTATCAGAAGGAGCGGGTCAATTAAGTAGTCAATCTGCTACCCTTCGAAATGGGGTTTCTCAATTAGAATCAGGTATTCAAACATTATCAAGCCAGCTACAAGCTTCTACAAGTCAATCTGCTCAGATTGATCAATTGGCAGCTGGTTTAAACCAATTAAATGCAGCGATTCAAAATGCTACAGTAGATACCAGTCAACTTTCGTCTGGATTGACGAGTATTGCGAATTCAGCTCAATCAATCCTTGCTTCAGCCCAAGCGGATCGTGCAAATGCCCTTGCAAGTGTGCAAGGAACAGCAGCCTATCAAGCAATGACAGCTGACCAACAAGCGGAAATCAATGCGGCAATCTCATCGAGCCCAAGCTCGAGTGAAACGGCGGCTCAAGGAATCTTGACTACGATTCAAATGATCCAAGGTGGTTTGAATACAGGAAATAGCTTGACACAACTGCAAACGGCAGCCAATCAAGTTTTACCGACAGCTTCTTCTACCTTGACAGACTTGTCAAGTGGCTTGTCTAAGATCCAATCCGCAGTTAGTGGACAATTGTTGCCAGCTAGTCAAACCATCAGTCAAGGGATCGGCGCTTATACAGCTGGTGTCGATAAAATCGCTAATGGAGCAACCCAACTTCAGACGAATAGCAGTACTTTAACAAATGGGGCTAGTCAGTTAGCAGCAGGTGTTGGTCAACTAGATAGTAAATCATCAGAATTACTTGCAGGAAGCAATCAATTGGCTTCTGGTCTAGGTGAGTTAAATGGGAAGATGCCTGCCTTGACATCAGGCATGAATCAACTGGCTTCAGGCGCGACCCAATTAACAGGTAAGTCGGGTGAATTGGTTGCCGGTGCTGGAAAATTAGCTGACGGTGTAGGGCAATTGAACAGCAAAACTCCAGAGTTGGCAGGTGGTGTCAACAAACTTGTCACTGGTGTCAATCAGTTGACAGAAAAATCAGGTCAATTGGTGACCGGTGCTGATAAACTAGCCGACGGTGCAAATCAAATCTCAGATGGGTCCAGCAAATTAGCAGCAGGTGGCCAAACATTGACAAATGGTTTAGGTGAATTAGCAACAGGAAGCCAAACCTTGAGTCAAGGATTAAACGATGCTAAGGGACAATTGAATGTGGCTACAACTGAAAAAGAAAACGCTAAAACCTTAGCAGATCCTGTCACTTTGTCTAAAACAGACCGTGACAATGTCCCGGTGAATGGTGTCGGAATGGCTCCTTATATGATCTCTGTAGCACTCTTTGTTTGTGCCTTGTCAACCAATATGATCTTTGCAAAATTGCCATCCGGTCGTCATCCTGAAAGTCGCTGGGCATGGTTTAAATCTCGCTTTGAGGTCAACGGAACGATTGCGGTGATTGCAGGAGTCTTGGTCTATGGTGCCGTTCACTTGATTGGTTTATCAGCTAATCATGAGATGGCTACTCTCTTCCTTTGTGTGATTGGTAGTGTGGCCTTCATGTCTATCGTGACTGCTTTGACAACATGGCAAAGAAAGATCGGTGCTTTCCTTTCCTTGATCCTCTTGCTCTTGCAATTGGCTTCTAGTGCAGGAACTTATCCTCTTGCTTTGACAAATGGATTTTTCCAAGCCATTCATCCATTCTTGCCAATGAGTTATACCGTTTCTGGTCTTCGTCAAACGATTTCGATGACAGGAGAAATTGGAAATCAAGTGGCCTTCCTTCTGATGACTATTGTCCTTTTTGCAGGACTCGGAATGTGGTTCTATAATCCAAAAAAATATGAAGAGGACTAA
- a CDS encoding DUF4947 domain-containing protein has translation MMKKQTLPLFFTLLLSLLFLSACVPDLKINFKKEPTTTSSKKKTFKKSSSSRSSHPSHSTSSNNSSNSSSSPSTTTQPSSDIVTTEGLPKNAQEAPKDKIYATGNLKVAYSRNGDTIFAQTPDYEGYTTALVQTILGNPEKQITDPAYIAESFENTELENIKGLYHEGKITGEQAHAFLMGAVDLKQASKSGVDYTIYTYKNNTIQLVFENDQLLYITPNPDVVFFK, from the coding sequence ATGATGAAAAAACAAACACTCCCTCTTTTCTTCACACTCTTGCTGTCTCTTCTTTTTCTATCAGCCTGTGTGCCGGATCTTAAGATCAACTTTAAAAAAGAACCAACAACTACCAGTTCAAAAAAGAAAACCTTTAAAAAAAGTAGCTCGAGTCGTTCTAGCCACCCGAGTCATTCAACTAGTTCAAATAACTCAAGCAACTCCTCTAGCTCTCCTTCAACCACAACGCAGCCCTCTTCTGACATCGTCACAACCGAAGGACTCCCTAAAAATGCTCAAGAAGCTCCAAAAGATAAGATTTATGCGACAGGAAACCTAAAAGTGGCCTACTCTAGAAATGGCGATACTATTTTTGCCCAGACGCCGGACTATGAAGGGTATACCACTGCCCTTGTCCAAACAATTCTTGGGAATCCAGAGAAACAAATAACAGACCCTGCTTATATTGCCGAATCTTTTGAAAATACCGAATTAGAAAATATTAAAGGGCTCTACCACGAGGGGAAAATCACAGGGGAACAAGCTCACGCCTTTTTGATGGGAGCTGTTGATCTCAAACAAGCTTCTAAATCCGGAGTAGATTATACCATTTACACCTATAAAAACAACACCATCCAACTGGTCTTTGAAAACGACCAACTTCTCTATATTACTCCAAATCCTGATGTCGTCTTCTTTAAATAA
- a CDS encoding DUF4956 domain-containing protein, whose product MSNLFDSIFNNATATVDPLRLLLALLVSLFLGIALSWTYKYRTLYTREFVISLTLLPCMMTLVIFLVNGSLGTSIAVAGTFSLIRFRSATSGSRELIAIFLAMIIGLAAGSGYLLLAILSTLSLLGIWLVLENKQSKADHQRRRHLTITVSKQDAVAEQISQLLDQSCSEIDFISVTTAQAGEQLTLNYEVNMKSNIDDFALANLLINKIENCDVALTKKAKKRKNL is encoded by the coding sequence ATGTCTAATCTATTTGATTCTATTTTTAATAATGCCACAGCAACGGTGGATCCCTTGCGCTTACTGCTGGCCCTTTTGGTCAGCCTCTTTCTAGGAATAGCCCTATCTTGGACCTATAAATACCGGACACTGTACACTCGAGAGTTTGTCATTAGTTTGACCTTGCTTCCTTGTATGATGACCTTAGTGATCTTTTTGGTCAATGGAAGTTTGGGGACCTCGATTGCAGTGGCAGGGACCTTTAGTTTGATTCGTTTCCGGTCAGCTACGAGTGGATCTAGAGAGTTGATTGCGATTTTTCTAGCCATGATTATAGGACTAGCAGCAGGATCGGGCTATCTTTTATTGGCAATTTTATCAACCCTCTCTTTACTAGGGATTTGGCTTGTATTGGAGAACAAACAGAGTAAAGCAGATCATCAACGGCGCCGTCATTTGACCATTACAGTCTCAAAACAAGATGCTGTTGCAGAACAAATCAGTCAGTTGTTAGACCAAAGTTGTTCAGAAATTGACTTTATTTCTGTAACAACAGCCCAAGCTGGAGAACAACTGACCTTGAACTATGAGGTGAATATGAAATCGAACATCGATGATTTTGCTCTTGCCAATCTATTGATTAACAAGATTGAAAATTGTGATGTCGCTCTGACAAAGAAAGCCAAAAAAAGAAAGAATCTATAA
- the rpsD gene encoding 30S ribosomal protein S4 codes for MSRYTGPSWKQSRRLGLSLTGTGKELARRNYVPGQHGPNNRSKLSEYGLQLAEKQKLRFSYGLGEKQFRNLFVQATKIKEGTVGFNFMLLLERRLDNVVYRLGLATTRRQARQFVNHGHILVDGKRVDIPSYRVTPGQVISVREKSAKVPAILEAVEATLGRPAFVSFDAEKLEGSLTRLPERDEINPEINEALVVEFYNKML; via the coding sequence ATGTCACGTTATACAGGACCATCTTGGAAACAATCTCGCCGTCTTGGCTTGTCACTTACAGGTACAGGTAAAGAATTGGCACGTCGTAACTACGTACCAGGTCAACACGGACCAAACAACCGTTCAAAATTGTCAGAATACGGTTTGCAATTAGCTGAAAAACAAAAACTTCGTTTCTCTTACGGACTTGGTGAAAAACAATTCCGTAACTTGTTCGTACAAGCTACTAAGATCAAAGAAGGAACTGTCGGTTTCAACTTCATGCTTCTTTTGGAACGTCGTTTGGATAACGTTGTTTACCGTCTTGGACTTGCGACTACTCGTCGTCAAGCTCGTCAATTCGTTAACCACGGTCACATCCTTGTTGACGGAAAACGCGTTGATATCCCTTCATACCGCGTAACTCCAGGTCAAGTGATCTCAGTTCGTGAAAAATCAGCTAAAGTTCCAGCTATCCTTGAAGCTGTTGAAGCAACTCTTGGACGTCCAGCATTCGTATCATTCGATGCTGAAAAATTGGAAGGTTCATTGACTCGCTTGCCAGAACGCGATGAAATCAACCCAGAAATCAACGAAGCACTTGTCGTTGAATTCTACAACAAAATGCTTTAA
- a CDS encoding teichoic acid D-Ala incorporation-associated protein DltX: MKHKTLYKFIGQTVLYFAIFLALLYFFSYLGQGQGGFIYNEF; encoded by the coding sequence ATGAAACATAAAACACTTTATAAATTTATCGGGCAGACGGTCTTGTATTTCGCCATTTTCCTAGCCCTACTTTATTTCTTTAGTTACCTTGGTCAAGGTCAGGGTGGCTTTATCTACAACGAATTTTAG